DNA from Musa acuminata AAA Group cultivar baxijiao chromosome BXJ1-5, Cavendish_Baxijiao_AAA, whole genome shotgun sequence:
CAAGAAGATTTATTCTGTGAGAAGCTTCAGTTATTCCAGCAACatgtccaatgaatgaatggagaaCAGAAGAGAGACGGAGAGAAGAAGAATTTAACTGCACAATCACAATCCGCAGGGGACTGATATCATACTTCATCGACTCCTTCAAACGATGCTTCGAGTTAGGCTTCCAAGTAGGGCATCCTTGTAAGGCGTAGGAACTGATGTAGGAGCCGATACTGGCCTCCCTTCCTCCTGTTGCTTCCTGCTCTTCTTGTTGCTTTCCAGTATCAGCGGAAGCTCCTCCCTGACTTTAGCTAGTCTCTCGTGTGCGCTACCTCGAAGCTTCTCCAGCCTCAACCCTTCCGTTCGTTGCATCTTGAACACTCTTACCGTGTTCATCAGCCCCCCAACGAGGAACAGTGAACTCCCTGACAGGCACAACCAAATCCAGCTCCTCCCCTGCGTTGTGGTTCGTCAACAGGCTAATGTGTTCCTTGCATGAATCAGAGACTGCTGCAAACTAACAACTCACCAGCAGCATGTGAAGTGTATCATCATGCTTGTTGACGATCCCAGCGACCAAGAAGAGCAAGCTTCCCATTATGAGAGGAACCTGCACACTCTTCTGGAGGAGCTGAACATGGCCGTCTGCTCTCTCGTAGATCTGACACACGTTGTGGATGGAGCCAATGACCCAAAAGATTGGCCCAGCGATGAGTGTGTTAAGAGCATGCTTTTCTAGCCTGTATCTGTATCCTTTCTCCATCTGCAAGATATTACCTCGTTATGTGAGTGCAATCTTTTCATTGATAACATGCTGAAAGATACGAGTCATTAGAATCACCGGGATCAAGAAGAACAGGTTGCCGACGAAGGTCAAGATGACGCCCACAGTGTTCATCAACGGCACGGCAAACTCCACGAGCGCCAGCTGCACGTCGAACTCCACCAGCGAGAGGCAGTAGTCGACGGCGGCCAGATGCGCCACCAGGTCGTGGGCGTTCACCGCGAGGAGGAGCGCGAGGGCGACGAGGACGGCCACGAGGCCGGACTTTGCGCCGGCTGATGATACAGAGGAGATCTGGGTGGCGAAGCCGCCGACGAGGAGGGCTGTGGCGAAGAGGTAGAGGCCGGCGTTGATGTACTCCCACCGGGTGCGGGCGAGGCGGGAGCCGGGGCCGTAGGTGCGGCTCTCGCGAGCCGACGCGAGCTTCACCATGGCGTGGACGGATGCTTCACGTAGGAGGGATTCGGGATCGCTTGGGATCCAAGAACCAGCTGCAGGTCTCGATCTGAGGGCGGGGGGTCGGAAGAGTGATGGAAGGGAGGAAACGAGAGAAGTGCGGGGGGCGGATCAGTACGTGGCGTCCTGCATGGGGCGTCGTTACTCGCGATTCGTGCCATCCATAACATAACACGTAGCTTAAGAATACATTAGAGATGGAGCCCAAAATATGGATATTTATGTGTTCTTTGACATCAAAACGTATGGAATCTATCGTACTACGATTTCATGTTCTTCTTAATTGACTGAATCATCCATACCAGAAGGAACAGAGTACATGTACCGGCAAGACAAGGCAGCGTTCTCATATCAGACTTGTCATTTCGTGCCAGCCACTGTTGCACGTTGAAATCCTGTGCCTCTCAAGTTATCGCAGTGGTCTCTCATGTAATTTCAATTTGTTAGATTTCATCTTGTCGTTCTGATGGCATGAACAGGAAATTGCAGGCAGACCACAAGTCTATATGTCCTCACAAGAGTGCACAAAACAAGTGGATTTCGGTGTCAGGACGATGAAGAAAAGGGCAGATTATATATaagtataatttttttcaaataataataataataataataataatatattattagagCTAAAGATAAAATCAAATAGAAGAATAAGAAATTAAGAAAGTATAAAATAGACTATATTGaactttataatatatatatatatatatatataaataaataacttgaatggatataaaataataatttaaatcaagAGATCTTTAAAGACTACATCTCAGTTACTCATTATCCTCACAGAGATCAGTGATAAGAAGGATCCATGTAGCAGAACTTGAATGGTTGCAATCTACAGATtctttgctgctgccgctgcgTGTGTGTGTGGGGAAGCCAATACATTCGGGTCATGTGGAACAAGCAATCAACAGCATGGAACTAAGGAAATGGATCGAATCGCACTCAAAAGTTCAGAATGAAATGGAGAATCTTCAGACTACAAGAGTAAAAAACTACGGCTGGTCCTTTGCTAACCAGACTTGGACTTGATTTAGGCGCCTTCCCCATTCTCTTTGCTGCTACATCTTTCGCCCTCAGAGAGGAGAGAGTGGTGGCCAACTATTTCCAGGTCGGAAACATGGTTGATTTGCTGTGAAGCAGCTGTAGCTTTAGTAGAATGTTTGCTGAATTTTTTGTGCGAGTTCCTCGGCGCTGAGCTCGCACTCTATTCCGATCTGCAGAGAGAAATAATCATCAGTGATACATGAATCGATGTAAGAAAAGCAATGAAAATGAAAGAAGTAACGTGCAGTCATGCATCTCCTTCTTTTACCATCATCATAAAGCTGGCTCTCTGTATGCTTCTTGAAACCCATGCTTAGGTCATAAAGAGCTAACTTCATAGATGTGTGAATATCAGAAGAAGAGCATGGCTTAGTGGATAAGAGGGAACATGCATCAGCTGCCAAGAACTGCGTGAGAGATGGACCTTGATGGTGAATGAGTTGAGCATGGTGTCATCGGCGGTGGTGATTCTGACATGGAGTATCTCGAGCGCGAGGGCCTCGAGAGCTGCAACTATCTTCAGAGCTTGCCCAGGGATGCGATGCGACACAGTTCTAAGGATCACGTTTGGGCCTGAGAACTTCACCTCCACATCGGCCACCGGGGATTTGGAGTTGGCTACCAGCTCAGAGCTGCTGCTGTCAATAGGAGAGGAGGATTCATGGGAGGAGACCAGTGTCGGGGAGAGGTAGCTGCGTTGCATCCCCGGTCCGTAAGGGCTTCTCGGTTGTGGAGTTCTTGGACTGATGGGAAGAGCCATTCTAGGGCTTAGAGGTGGTGGTCTGGGGCTCAAGGTTGAAGAAGACCTCGGGCTGGAAGCTGGCCTTGGACTTAGCAGTTCACCGTAAGCTTTCCTTTGCTTCTTGGCCTCCAGGGACTGCAACACTTGCTGCAGCTCCTTGATGTACTCCACTACCCCTCCTATGATGCTTGCTTGATCTCCCTGAGCTCAAAAAATACATAGATGTGAAAGTTACGAGCATCAAAGCCGAAGAAACACAGAATAGCTATGAGATCCATTTTACTCTTTTGACATAGAAGCAAGGCATCAACGAGCGCAGCACCGACAAGTGATCGTTCATCTGCTTCCGCCGGTTGCGCTCCACCGTGACGTGAGACATCTTCTGCTGTCCATCTTGGGCAACCGCAGCGTTCGACACTTTCTGCTTCTTCCGAGCTTGGCCGGCCTCTTCATCATCCTCATCGGCCTCGAAAGGGCCAGCTAACCCTTGAGAACCTACTGGACGTAGCTCCACATTTATGGCATCCTCAAATGTTTCCAAGATGCTGAAAAGATCCTCCGGCGAGGTGGCTCCGACCAACTCCGCTTGCGTCAACTTCGCGTGCCCGAAGACTTCAGTCAGGTCTTCTCCCATGTTATCCAGAAATGGTCTTGGACGAAGAACCAAAACCACCAGGGGATCAATGGCAGCACAGAGCCTTATGCTATGTTGCTCTAGTAGGCATGAGAGAAGCTGTTAGAGAGGATAGATGGCAAAGAAACCTTTAGCAATGATAAGGAGGAAGCTACTGTATCTGCTTGGGCAATAAATTGGAGGTTGGTAGTCACAGAAAAGACTGGAGAGGGCAAGAATCAAGGAGAAGATGGGGCCATCTTTTCGAACTGCAAAACCAGAGATGGCCATTGGCTAACGGGGTTTCAAGTAGACACAGTGATGTCTTTTCACTGGAGGCTTCTTCATCCTGGATTCTCCCTTTTAATCTAATGATTCTACTTTTTTCGGGTGATTCAGTCTAGATACTATTTTCATTTGAATTCATCGTAGAATTTTGTTCCTTCGAGACTTCGATTTCTAACATCTGCGtacgatatgaaaaataataatgtcATCGACTCACCCGTTCACCTCAACTCAACTGTAGTTAAGGAAAGGCAAGAACGCATTAAGACAAGGCGATACGGTGTAACTTTCTCTGCTCTACCTTCCATATAAACGATGTAGAGAGCTTCCCTTATTTGTGCCAGACAAACCAAGATCATGAGCAAAGCATATCATCACGGGCATCCTACTCTGACATTGTCCTTCAGAGGATGCACTAGTCAGCTACCATCATTAATAATCTCCTAACGGGGTAAGGGATATCCTAACACATCGTTAGTCTCACGTCATCGAACGCTTAGGTATAAAACTAAGCCCCAAGCcaaacaagaacaagaagacTCTATCTTAACTCTTCTTCTGAACTTTATTAAACTCCCTCCATTTATTATATTGAATTGAGAGTCGGAGGGATCCCTCCATTTATTATATTGAATTGAGAGTCGGAGGGATCAGGTCGGGACATCCCCATAATATCGATCGCTTATGTAGGGCCCAAGTGTATCTAAGGAGCACCTCAGAATGATGTTGAGCACTTCTGGACAAGACTAAGGCGCCCCTCGGGACGACCCCGAACTTCCTCCAACAAATAAGCTGCATCTCAAGATGATCGCAAATCAGCCACCATTAGCTAGCAACGCCTCGAGAGTCCACCTGCCACCTTAGTTGCTTGCTCGGTCCACCTGCCTTTGGGACCGAACTTGATCGTGTTGACTCTCCAATCAACATCACCAAGATAACAATACCATGCTTTCTTCGTCGTAGGATAAGAATcataatatctaatttaatctgaCATCCAAAGGTATTTAATCCAATATCAAAAGTTTCatggatatattattataaattttaatttaaatattttaagctAATTATTCAGACTAAACTATGTTAACAAATTACTTATCTCCTAAGTCAGATTATGATAATTAATATCAGAATCGACCTAAAGTATGGGACATAGTAAAGACTTGTTAAAAAAGATAACCTTCGAGTGAGATAAAAAAAACACTTTATAACATAAAGTTATGTCTCACTCGTGTTAAGCTAAGGTTTAATAAGCTAAGATTTAATTATGGACTTTGCTGAGAACCTCAAGTCAAGTGTAAGATAGATTGTaacatttttaattaaattttacgtTAAAAATGGACTAAGATCAAAATTGGCATAACAACAACCATTAACATGATATGGTTTTTATATGATAGTGTTTCGGTAGGCTCCTGATTTGTCTATTCAGAATTAAAGAAGTTAATGAGTTAGTCATTCCATCAAATCGAGACATACTGTGACAATATCTCAGATCgaatttgttaatgtgacatgatttttatatgacagCACTTAATGGACAAATTGGAAGAATGTTTCTCGGATCGaaaaaggtgtttgatgtaacaaAGCGGATCTTTCAAGCAGGAGAATGATGTTAGAGTTCATTGCCCACATAAATGTAGTTTGTATGCAGGAGAATGAAATGCAAAAGTCATGTAATAAAGTGATTCCTTGGAATTAAATTTCCTTTTGGCACAGAATCGAACAGTAAGCATATGAGACAGACCAATGCAAAATATAAAATGAGAGGCAGCAATCATCTGTCAGAAGGCTCGGAGAAGATGAGCACAGACATGCTGTGCCATGTTGAATGGATGAACCATCCATCACCTCTCATTTAGTGATCAGCCGTCATCGGTCTCAGTATATTCCTTTCTTCGTGTTTTCTCCCTTTCCTCATTTACTGTTTCATTTACCACATCCAACCACCGGTATCATTTTGCATGAGTATATACAACTGTGAAGATGTCCATCTGATCTTTTCAGGGCCTGTGGAGGTGACATGAAATCCAACTCTCATGTTTCCGTCTTTCTTCTAATAGACGTGAATAGTCTAATATATTTCATTCAAATAATATAGAATACATGAAAACATGTAATGCAGAAGAGTGGAAGGTCGAAGCCGAAATCTGGAAACTTTTGATTGAAATTTCACTACTAGCCATATAAAATCTATaagcaatctctctctctctctctctctctctctctctctctctctctctctctagccagATTTTGCGGTCCTCCACATGTAACACCATAAATACGTATAACTCACAAGAGACGCAAGATCAAAAAAGCACGGGTGACAAGGCTGCAGCGCAGTATATAGCCACTTTgctgagacgtacctccggttcgAGGGCTTCAATGAAGGCTCCCAAGGAGTCATTCAATGGCACCACGAAGgaggcatgagagagagagagagaaggcggcACAAAAATCGGAGACTGATATGATATGAAAGCCGCCTTAAATAAGGTGGCATGCTGTCTTCATGTGCACTGACCGCAGCTAAGCAACAAAGATCACGACGCCGCCGACTCGTCCTCTCAAAAGCGCCTCACCGTTGGCCTCCTCCTCTCTAGGGATTGATTCGTGGCTGGTGTCTGTCTACTGTTCTCTGGAACAAAGGCAGTGAGTTGTCACAGGTGACAAGAGAAAGCAAATGGAATCGACATCATGTAATTACAGTGGATCATATCATAATGGTATTTAGTAGAAATAACCGTGTAATCTTCACATCTTCCTCTATTTTGAATCAATTTTATTCAACTTCAtatcagatttgagaatgatttgTGTTCTTTCAGATTTTAGGTTGGCTGCCAAATCCAACATATGGGAGTTTGCAATATGGCCAATTAGGATGCTTACTTCCTCATAGAACTCGGTCTATTTCTTCCATTGTAAATCTTGCAGCTTCATGATTTTAGCAATTCGAGTGGTTGGAAGGAACCAAATCATGATTTTAGCACTGCAACTCACACTGTGATCAATGCTCCTAAGCAGTGTTTGAAGAAGTAATGTGTTTCAGTTTTTATCCAAGTGAAGGTATCAACATGACAGAAACCATAGCTAGTAGACCTCCACAGTGATCATTTATTGAGATGTAGAAGATAAAAGAGAGCCACAAATTCTTGCATTTTGGTACAAAAATAGGCATCTTCTCTGATATCAAAAGAATGCCAGAGAATCATGGCAACAAAGATTAGGCAGGATTCTCGTCCATCAAAATTTACAGGGTACTACATCTGATTACAGTTATCCAAGCGATAATACAATCATAATCTTCTTCAGCTGAACCAGATTCCGTGCAGCAGTTTGAGAATCCTGTGGCTTTTGGCTTTCCTGTAATTTGATCTCGACACATACGACGGATGCGAAGAAACAAAGTTTCGCCTTGGAGAAGCTGTAACTGAGATTCACTCGTTCGTTATAAGCTCCATAATTAACTCATTCCAAGTATCAATTGCACCAGGCAAGCACCAATGCAGACAGTCATTCTGAACCTTTGCATTCTTATTCTTGTCGAATGGATGGAATGTCCTGTAAGGACCCGAATGAGCATCAGGCCGCAGCAATGAGAGCTGATAAGTGTCCAAGAGTTTCAAATTTGCCTCATTCTCTGAACCATCAGCTGTCGCTGCCCTGCcaaactcctccaactcaatctTTCGCATCACATGGTCCACATCCTTGCCATTGAACTCCCTGATCTTATACGGTG
Protein-coding regions in this window:
- the LOC135674918 gene encoding uncharacterized protein LOC135674918, whose protein sequence is MVKLASARESRTYGPGSRLARTRWEYINAGLYLFATALLVGGFATQISSVSSAGAKSGLVAVLVALALLLAVNAHDLVAHLAAVDYCLSLVEFDVQLALVEFAVPLMNTVGVILTFVGNLFFLIPMEKGYRYRLEKHALNTLIAGPIFWVIGSIHNVCQIYERADGHVQLLQKSVQVPLIMGSLLFLVAGIVNKHDDTLHMLLGRSWIWLCLSGSSLFLVGGLMNTVRVFKMQRTEGLRLEKLRGSAHERLAKVREELPLILESNKKSRKQQEEGRPVSAPTSVPTPYKDALLGSLTRSIV
- the LOC135675106 gene encoding transcription factor SPEECHLESS-like, with product MGEDLTEVFGHAKLTQAELVGATSPEDLFSILETFEDAINVELRPVGSQGLAGPFEADEDDEEAGQARKKQKVSNAAVAQDGQQKMSHVTVERNRRKQMNDHLSVLRSLMPCFYVKRGDQASIIGGVVEYIKELQQVLQSLEAKKQRKAYGELLSPRPASSPRSSSTLSPRPPPLSPRMALPISPRTPQPRSPYGPGMQRSYLSPTLVSSHESSSPIDSSSSELVANSKSPVADVEVKFSGPNVILRTVSHRIPGQALKIVAALEALALEILHVRITTADDTMLNSFTIKIGIECELSAEELAQKIQQTFY